One Novosphingobium sp. EMRT-2 DNA segment encodes these proteins:
- a CDS encoding sterol desaturase family protein → MTTLAATLIVLATVIAMEGLAWGSHKYVMHGFGWGWHRDHHEPHDGFFERNDLYALVGAAISITFFALGSPLVRGAAAWEPATWIGIGVLVYGVIYTLVHDGLVHQRWFRWVPRRGYARRLVQAHKLHHATIGKHGGVSFGFVFARDPAVLKRELKAQREQGIAVLREAVE, encoded by the coding sequence ATGACCACGCTTGCCGCCACCCTGATCGTCCTTGCCACCGTGATCGCCATGGAAGGCCTCGCGTGGGGCAGCCACAAATATGTGATGCACGGCTTCGGCTGGGGCTGGCACCGCGATCATCACGAGCCGCACGACGGTTTCTTCGAACGGAACGACCTCTACGCGCTGGTCGGCGCGGCGATCTCGATCACCTTCTTCGCGCTGGGCAGCCCGCTGGTGCGCGGGGCGGCGGCCTGGGAGCCGGCCACCTGGATCGGCATCGGCGTGCTGGTCTATGGCGTGATCTACACGCTGGTGCACGATGGGCTGGTCCACCAGCGCTGGTTCCGCTGGGTGCCCCGGCGCGGCTATGCCCGGCGGCTGGTGCAGGCGCACAAGCTGCACCACGCCACCATCGGCAAGCACGGCGGCGTCAGCTTCGGCTTCGTCTTCGCCCGCGATCCCGCCGTACTGAAACGCGAACTGAAAGCGCAACGGGAGCAAGGCATCGCGGTGCTGCGCGAGGCGGTGGAGTAA
- the leuC gene encoding 3-isopropylmalate dehydratase large subunit, with amino-acid sequence MTSNPRTLYQKIWDAHVVESRDDGTSLIYIDRHLVHEVTSPQAFEALRVSGRTVRRPDLTLAVPDHNLPTTARRDAQGRRIPIADPESASQLAALERNAPEFGIRLIGDADIEQGIVHVVGPEQGFSLPGATIVCGDSHTACHGGLGALAFGIGTSEVEHVLATQTLLLKQSKAMEVRVEGDLRPGVSAKDVVLHITGVLRAAGGTGYVIEYTGSAIRSLSIEGRLTVSNMAIEHGARAGLIAPDEKTFAYLKGRPYAPRGADWDKAVAWWQSLATDPGARYDKVVVIDAADIAPSVTWGTSPEDVLPITGIVPAPESFEDPSKQDAVRASLAYMGLEPGQRLDSIPVENVFIGSCTNSRIEDMRAAAAVLKGRKKADNVRWAIVVPGSGLVKKQAEDEGLDRIFVDAGFEWREPGCSACLAMNPDKVPAGERCASTSNRNFVGRQGPGARTHLVSPAMAAAAAVTGHLTDVRELV; translated from the coding sequence ATGACCAGCAATCCGCGCACCCTTTACCAGAAAATCTGGGACGCTCACGTCGTCGAGAGCCGCGACGATGGCACCAGCCTGATCTACATCGACCGCCATCTCGTGCATGAAGTGACGAGTCCGCAGGCGTTCGAGGCCCTCCGCGTATCGGGCCGCACGGTGCGTCGCCCGGACCTGACGCTGGCGGTGCCCGATCACAACCTGCCCACCACCGCGCGCCGTGATGCGCAGGGGCGGCGCATTCCCATCGCCGATCCCGAAAGCGCCTCGCAGCTGGCCGCGCTGGAGCGCAACGCGCCCGAATTCGGCATCCGCCTGATCGGGGACGCCGATATCGAGCAGGGCATCGTCCACGTCGTCGGGCCGGAGCAGGGCTTTTCCCTGCCGGGCGCGACGATCGTTTGCGGCGACAGCCACACCGCCTGCCACGGCGGGCTGGGCGCGCTGGCCTTTGGCATCGGCACGTCGGAAGTCGAGCACGTGCTCGCGACGCAGACGCTGCTGCTCAAGCAGTCGAAGGCGATGGAAGTGCGCGTGGAAGGCGATCTGCGGCCCGGCGTTTCGGCCAAGGACGTGGTTCTGCACATCACCGGCGTGCTGCGCGCGGCGGGCGGCACCGGCTATGTCATCGAATATACCGGTTCGGCGATCCGCAGCCTGTCGATCGAGGGCCGGCTGACCGTGTCGAACATGGCGATCGAGCACGGCGCGCGCGCCGGGCTGATCGCGCCTGACGAAAAGACCTTCGCCTACCTCAAGGGCCGTCCCTATGCGCCGCGGGGCGCCGACTGGGACAAAGCCGTGGCCTGGTGGCAAAGCCTCGCCACCGATCCCGGCGCGCGCTACGACAAGGTGGTGGTGATCGACGCGGCCGACATCGCGCCGAGCGTGACCTGGGGCACCTCGCCCGAGGACGTGCTGCCGATCACCGGCATCGTTCCCGCGCCGGAAAGCTTCGAGGACCCGTCCAAGCAGGACGCGGTGCGCGCCAGCCTGGCCTACATGGGCCTCGAACCCGGCCAGCGGCTCGACTCGATCCCCGTGGAGAACGTGTTCATCGGTTCGTGCACCAACAGCCGGATCGAGGACATGCGCGCTGCCGCCGCCGTGCTCAAGGGGCGGAAGAAGGCGGACAACGTGCGCTGGGCGATCGTTGTTCCCGGTTCCGGTTTGGTCAAGAAGCAGGCCGAGGATGAGGGGCTGGACCGCATCTTCGTCGATGCCGGGTTCGAATGGCGGGAACCCGGTTGTTCGGCCTGCCTCGCCATGAACCCGGACAAGGTGCCGGCCGGCGAACGCTGTGCTTCCACCTCGAACCGCAATTTCGTCGGCCGCCAGGGGCCGGGCGCGCGCACGCACCTCGTCAGCCCGGCGATGGCGGCGGCGGCGGCGGTGACCGGCCATCTCACGGACGTTCGCGAACTCGTGTGA
- a CDS encoding DNA-deoxyinosine glycosylase — translation MSRKASFPPVASPATRVLVLGSLPGEASLAAGRYYAHPLNQFWRLIGGAIGRDIAALDYDARLAALLAAGVGLWDAIGSARRRGSLDGAIRDAEANPLATLVAGLPNLRCVAFNGATSARIGRRVLAERGRVALVQLPSSSPAYCSVTFAQKQAEWLKLRDFLAENPPG, via the coding sequence ATGAGCCGCAAGGCGTCGTTCCCGCCCGTCGCGTCCCCCGCCACGCGGGTGCTGGTGCTGGGCAGCCTGCCGGGCGAGGCATCGCTGGCGGCCGGGCGCTATTACGCGCATCCGCTCAACCAGTTCTGGCGCCTGATCGGCGGCGCGATCGGGCGGGACATCGCTGCGCTCGATTACGACGCGCGGCTGGCCGCGCTGCTGGCGGCCGGCGTGGGGCTGTGGGATGCGATCGGTTCGGCCCGGCGCCGCGGCAGCCTGGACGGCGCGATCCGCGATGCGGAGGCCAACCCGCTCGCCACGCTGGTTGCCGGCCTGCCGAACCTGCGCTGCGTGGCCTTCAACGGCGCCACGTCCGCGCGGATCGGCCGGCGCGTGCTGGCGGAACGTGGCCGCGTCGCGCTCGTTCAGCTTCCGTCCAGCAGCCCGGCCTATTGCAGTGTCACGTTCGCGCAGAAGCAGGCCGAATGGTTGAAGCTGCGGGATTTTCTGGCGGAAAATCCGCCGGGGTGA
- a CDS encoding LPXTG cell wall anchor domain-containing protein, whose product MTTKKTDWTGKAAMAGAAIGSAALAAALLYASRRKESVEAAKSKPTPPADPVETD is encoded by the coding sequence GTGACGACGAAGAAGACGGACTGGACCGGCAAGGCGGCCATGGCGGGCGCGGCGATTGGATCGGCGGCGCTGGCGGCGGCTTTGCTCTATGCCTCGCGGCGCAAGGAAAGCGTTGAAGCGGCCAAGAGCAAGCCCACGCCCCCGGCGGACCCCGTCGAAACCGACTGA
- the leuD gene encoding 3-isopropylmalate dehydratase small subunit — translation MEPVSQIDGRAIPFGRKNVDTDIIIPAHWLKTISREGLGRGAFEALRQDPDNLFDSAEFAGSPILIAGDNFGCGSSREHAAWALLDLGIKAVIAPSFSDIFSGNAFKNGILTVVLPQEQVDRLLEVAKTDPVHIDLETQTVTTPFQDRFRFEIDPFRKHCLLNGLDEVGLTLARDTAISAFEGTVRTERPFLARGTGVAA, via the coding sequence ATGGAACCGGTCAGCCAGATTGACGGACGGGCAATCCCGTTCGGCCGCAAGAACGTCGATACCGACATCATCATCCCCGCCCACTGGCTGAAGACGATAAGCCGGGAAGGGCTGGGCCGGGGCGCGTTCGAAGCGCTGCGGCAGGACCCGGACAACCTGTTCGACAGCGCCGAATTCGCCGGCTCGCCGATCCTGATCGCCGGCGACAACTTCGGCTGCGGATCGAGCCGCGAACACGCGGCCTGGGCGTTGCTCGACCTTGGCATCAAGGCGGTGATCGCGCCATCGTTCTCCGACATCTTCTCGGGCAACGCTTTCAAGAATGGCATCCTCACGGTGGTGCTGCCGCAGGAACAGGTGGATCGCCTTCTCGAAGTGGCGAAGACCGATCCGGTCCACATCGATCTGGAAACCCAGACGGTGACCACGCCGTTCCAGGACCGCTTCCGCTTCGAGATCGACCCGTTCCGCAAGCATTGCCTGCTCAACGGGCTGGACGAAGTGGGGCTGACGCTGGCGCGCGATACCGCGATTTCGGCGTTTGAGGGCACCGTGCGGACCGAACGACCGTTCCTGGCCCGGGGAACCGGCGTCGCCGCCTGA
- a CDS encoding NADPH:quinone oxidoreductase family protein, whose translation MKALRTHAVGGPETLTLDDVSDPVPGAGQVVVAMRACSINFPDTLMIRDLYQFKPERPFAPGGELAGVIDAVGEGVTGWKVGDRVIAMVGNGGLAEKVRVEVGRLFPLPDGVDFATGASLLMTYGTTYHGLVDRGHIKAGDTLLVLGAAGGVGLSAIELGKAFGARVVAAVSSEEKAAVAREAGADDVVIYGRPPFDKAQSKDLAEKFKAACGPNGANVIYDIVGGDYSEPALRSIAWEGRFLVVGFPAGIARLPLNLTLLKSCDVCGVFWGAFTAREPKKFAEQVAELFAMLKAGKINPRVSARFPLERGGEAIAVLENRQAVGKVVVTTE comes from the coding sequence ATGAAGGCCTTGCGCACCCACGCCGTTGGCGGTCCCGAAACGCTGACGCTGGACGATGTGTCCGATCCCGTGCCGGGCGCGGGGCAGGTCGTGGTGGCGATGAGGGCCTGCTCGATCAACTTCCCCGATACGCTTATGATTCGCGATCTCTACCAGTTCAAGCCGGAACGGCCCTTTGCGCCGGGCGGGGAACTGGCCGGGGTGATCGACGCGGTGGGCGAAGGCGTGACCGGCTGGAAGGTGGGCGACCGCGTGATCGCCATGGTTGGCAACGGCGGCCTGGCCGAGAAGGTCCGGGTTGAGGTCGGCCGGCTGTTCCCGCTGCCCGATGGCGTCGATTTCGCCACCGGCGCGTCGCTGCTGATGACCTATGGCACGACGTATCACGGCCTGGTCGATCGCGGTCATATCAAGGCGGGTGATACGCTGCTGGTGCTGGGCGCGGCGGGGGGCGTGGGCCTTTCCGCGATCGAGCTGGGCAAGGCGTTCGGCGCGCGCGTCGTCGCGGCCGTTTCGAGCGAGGAAAAGGCCGCCGTCGCGCGCGAGGCGGGTGCGGACGATGTGGTGATCTATGGCCGCCCGCCGTTCGACAAGGCGCAGTCGAAGGATCTTGCCGAAAAGTTCAAGGCGGCCTGCGGCCCCAATGGCGCCAACGTGATCTACGACATCGTGGGTGGCGATTATTCGGAACCGGCGCTGCGTTCGATCGCGTGGGAAGGGCGTTTCCTCGTCGTCGGCTTCCCCGCCGGCATCGCGCGTCTGCCGCTGAACCTGACGCTGCTCAAGTCCTGCGACGTGTGCGGGGTGTTCTGGGGCGCGTTCACCGCGCGCGAGCCGAAGAAGTTCGCGGAGCAGGTGGCCGAACTGTTCGCCATGCTCAAGGCGGGCAAGATCAATCCCCGTGTTTCCGCGCGCTTTCCGCTGGAAAGGGGTGGAGAGGCGATCGCCGTGCTGGAAAACCGGCAGGCGGTGGGCAAGGTCGTGGTGACGACGGAATAG
- a CDS encoding trimeric intracellular cation channel family protein, with product MPVPAVSAIASPILAAPALPAILGFLDLAGIAVFALTGALLAARLRQTFVTMAFFALVTGVGGGSVRDLLIGAPVFWVRDPAVAPVCFAVALVAWFTPNRWWEGRALEWADAAGLGAYAVLGTVKALAYGVSPVPAMMMGVITGCVGGIIRDVLAGRPSILMRPELYVTAAALASGLCVLGRIASLPDGLVWPVAALAGFGLRGAAIHWKLGIPAYGSRR from the coding sequence ATGCCAGTACCCGCCGTTTCCGCCATTGCCTCTCCGATCCTGGCCGCGCCCGCGCTGCCCGCGATTCTCGGCTTTCTCGATCTGGCCGGGATCGCGGTCTTCGCGCTGACCGGCGCGCTGCTTGCGGCGCGGTTGCGGCAGACCTTCGTCACCATGGCGTTCTTCGCGCTGGTGACGGGGGTGGGTGGAGGATCGGTGCGCGACCTGCTGATCGGCGCGCCGGTGTTCTGGGTGCGCGATCCGGCGGTTGCCCCGGTCTGCTTCGCGGTGGCGCTGGTCGCGTGGTTCACCCCGAACCGCTGGTGGGAAGGGCGCGCGCTGGAATGGGCGGATGCCGCCGGACTGGGCGCCTATGCCGTGCTCGGCACCGTCAAGGCGCTGGCCTATGGCGTCTCGCCCGTGCCCGCGATGATGATGGGCGTGATCACCGGCTGCGTGGGCGGAATCATCCGTGACGTGCTGGCCGGCCGCCCTTCGATCCTGATGCGGCCCGAGCTCTACGTGACGGCGGCAGCACTCGCTTCCGGCCTTTGCGTGCTGGGCCGGATCGCGAGCCTGCCCGACGGGCTGGTCTGGCCGGTCGCCGCGCTGGCCGGCTTCGGCCTGCGCGGCGCGGCGATCCACTGGAAGCTGGGCATCCCGGCCTACGGAAGCCGGCGGTAG